A segment of the Streptomyces sp. NBC_01235 genome:
TTGCTACGAGGTGGTGGGGGTCGCTCGTTCGTGTGGGTTCCAGTGTAGCGGCTGCATCAGGTTGATGCAGCATGTATCGTTGGCGGAAACATGGGACACCCCACAACCACTTGGGGCAGGTCTTGAAAGGGGACGAATTTGTTTAGCGTCGAAATACGCCTCAAGGTACGGGAGGAAATCCAGCGTGAGGTTACCGGATTGACGGCGGAACAAATCCACGAACTGTTGGTGGCTGCGGGTGGCCTGGAAAGCCGCGAGGGTCACCCGAGGCCACTCAGTACGGAGGAGCGGCTGGCGGCGGTTCGGCGGAACGAGTTGCGGCGCATCTGGACCTTGATGGGTGGCACGGCGTGGGACGCCTACTCTCCCGAGAGGGATGCTCAGGCGGACCGCTGGCACCAGGCGCTGCGGGACCGTCAGGAAGGTGCGAGCGGTGGGGCAGTGGAGTCTGACTCCGGGCTGATCCGCTATCGGATCGTGGCGCAGCGGACTGACCCGGCGCATCCCGGGGCCTCGGTGGTGACGAACTACACCTATGCGCGGTCCGTTGAGGAGGCCGTGGCGAAGGTGCGCCGGGCGAAGGAGAAGCCGGGTGGCCTGTACGGGGACCAGGGCCTGTACCGCGTGGTGGAGGCCGTCGAGGAGAGCCCGCAGAGCGAGGCGCGTCAACTGCAGGGCGCTCGCGGGCGGTTCCTCACTGCGGTCATGGACGCCGCTGTTGCCGCCCTGGACGATCAGCCAGCATCTGCCCGCCCGGAGTTGATCGAGGCCCTGTCCGAGTTCTTCTTCGACACCGTCCTCACCCGCGCGATCGTCTCCCCCGACAGCGGAGAGGACAACGCTCAGCTGCACGCCCGGGACGGGGAGGTCCTGTCTCGCTTGCTACTGGCTCACCTCGCCGACCACGGCCTGGACCTGGTGGAGGCAAGCGCCGGCACCGGCGAACTGCACGCCCTGCCCGATCGGCACACGGGTGTCGGTCGGCCTTCCCTTCGTGACGAGGAGAGCGACGCGCCGGCGGAGCTCATCGAGCGCGTCCTCGCCGTGTGCGAGCAACACTATGCCGCCGTGACCGGCACCACCTCCGAGCAGTGGGACCAGGAGTCGTCCCAGGAGCTCGTGGACATCGCCCTGCGGACCGTGCACCTGGCGGAGCCGGAGACCTACCCGCAGACGCTGGACGCGTACCTGCACGAGCACCGGGCGCGGCTGGAGCGGCTGTGGCGCCGCTACGGGCCGGGCGGCATGTTCGCGGGCGAGCTCGTGCTGATCGACCTGCCCGGGTCCTTCGCGCTGTGCGAGAGGATCGAGACGACCCCGCTCTGGCTCGAAGGGATCTGGACGAAGCACGGCCAGGAGGAAACCGCACTGGAAAGGCTTCAGAACAGCTGGCTGTACGACACGGGAGAGGAGGACGGGCGATGAGCAGGATTCCGCTCAAGAAACACCAGATCGACCAGAAGTCGAGTTTCCGTAAGTGGGTCGGATTCCCTGCAAGATCATCTGTGCCCCCACAGGGTGCCCGTGGCACGATCGTGTCAGCGACCGGATCCGGCAAAACGATCATGGCCGCCGCGAGCGCGCTGGAGTGCTTCCCCGAGGGCCGGATCCTCGTGACCGTGCCGACCCTGGACCTGCTCGTGCAGACCGCCCAGGCCTGGCGGGCGGTGGGCCACCGCTCCCCCATGGTCGCGGTGTGCTCGCTGGAGAACGACCCGGTGCTGAACGAACTGGGAGTGCGCACCACCACCAACCCGATCCAGCTCGCCCTGTGGGCAGGGCACGGGCCCGTCATCGTGTTCGCCACGTACGCCTCTCTCGTGGACCGCGAGGACATCGACGCACCCGAGGGCCAGCGCAAGGTGCGCGGGCCGCTGGAGGCCGCTCTGGCGGGCGGAGAGCGCCTGTACGGACAGCAGATGGACGGTTTTTCGCTCGCCATCATCGACGAAGCCCACGGAACCACTGGCGATCTTGGGAGGCCGTGGGCGGCGATCCACGACAACGCCCGGATCCCGGCGGACTTCCGGCTGTACCTGACCGCCACCCCGCGCATCCTCGCCTCGCCCCAGCCGCAGAAGGGCGCCGACGGCCAGGAGGCGGAGATCGCGAGCATGGCCGACGACCCGGACGGCACGTTCGGCGCCTGGCTGCCTGGGGCTGAACTCGGGCTCTCGGAGGCGATCGAGCGGGAAATCCTCGCCCCGTTCGAGATCGACGTCCTGGAGATCCGCGACCCCTCCCCGGTCCTCGGGGAATCGGAGGAGGCGCAGCGAGGCCGGCGCCTGGCCCTGCTGCAGACCGCCCTGCTGGAGCACGCGGCGGCGTACAACCTGCGCACCGTCATGACCTTCCACCAGAAGGTGGAGGAAGCCGCGGCGTTCGCGGAGAAGCTGCCGGAAACCGCTGCCCAGCTGTACGTCACCGAGACCGATGGCGAGACCATGGTCAAGGCGGAGAAGGAGCTCCCGGCGTCGTCGATCGACGCGGAGTTCTACGGCCTGGAGGCCGGCCGCCACGTACCCCCGGACCGGGTGTGGGCGGCGTGGCTGTGCGGCGACCACCTCGTCAGCGAACGCCGGGAGGTGCTGCGACAGTTCGCCAACGGCATCGACGCCAACAACCGGCGCGTACACCGCGCGTTCCTCGCCTCCGTGCGGGTCCTCGGGGAAGGCGTGGACATCACCGGCGAGCGCGGAGCGGAGGCGATCTGCTTCGCCGACACCCGCGGCTCCCAGGTGGAGATCGTCCAGAACATCGGCCGCGCGCTCCGGCTCAACCGCGACGGCAGCACGAAGATCGCCCGCATCATCGTGCCGATCTTCCTGGAGCCCGGCGAGGACCCTACCGACATGGTCGCCTCCGCCAGTTTTCGCCCTCTTGTAGCGGTTTTGCAGGGCCTACGCAGTCATGATGAACGACTCGTTGAGCAGCTCGCTTCCCGTGCCTTGAGCAGCGGGAAGCGCAAGGTGCACGTCCAGCGCGATGAGGACGGCCAGATCATCGGGGCCGGCGGCGAAGGTGACGGTGAGAACCAGGAGCAGGACGGCACCGACGCCGCTGCCGAGTCGGCCCTGCTCCACTTCTCCAGCCCGCGCGACGCGTCGACCATCGCGGCCTTCCTGCGCACCCGGGTCTACCGGCCGGAGTCCCTGGTGTGGCTCGAGGGCTACCAGGCCCTCATCCGCTGGCGGGCCGAGAACGAGATCACCGGCCTCTACGCCGTTCCCTACGACACAGAGACCCAGGTCGGGGTGACGAAAGATTTTCCGCTTGGGCGATGGGTCCACCAGCAGCGGAAGGCCCTGCGGGCCGGGGAGATGGAGCCGCGGCGCAAGGAGCTGCTGGACGCCCCGGAGGCCGGAATGGTGTGGGAACCGGGCGAGGAGGCGTGGGAGTCCAAACTCGCCGCGCTGCGCTCCTACCGGCAGGCCACGGGCCACCTTGCTCCCCGCCAGGACCAGGTGTGGGGCGAGGGCGAGGCGATGGTGCCGGTCGGCCAGCACATGGCCAACCTCCGCCGCAAGGGCGGCCTCGGTAAGGACGCGGAGCGGGCGGCGAAGCGGGCGGAGCAGCTGGCGGCCATCGACCCGGACTGGAACTGCCCGTGGCCGCTGGACTGGCAACGCCACTACC
Coding sequences within it:
- a CDS encoding Helicase associated domain protein — encoded protein: MSRIPLKKHQIDQKSSFRKWVGFPARSSVPPQGARGTIVSATGSGKTIMAAASALECFPEGRILVTVPTLDLLVQTAQAWRAVGHRSPMVAVCSLENDPVLNELGVRTTTNPIQLALWAGHGPVIVFATYASLVDREDIDAPEGQRKVRGPLEAALAGGERLYGQQMDGFSLAIIDEAHGTTGDLGRPWAAIHDNARIPADFRLYLTATPRILASPQPQKGADGQEAEIASMADDPDGTFGAWLPGAELGLSEAIEREILAPFEIDVLEIRDPSPVLGESEEAQRGRRLALLQTALLEHAAAYNLRTVMTFHQKVEEAAAFAEKLPETAAQLYVTETDGETMVKAEKELPASSIDAEFYGLEAGRHVPPDRVWAAWLCGDHLVSERREVLRQFANGIDANNRRVHRAFLASVRVLGEGVDITGERGAEAICFADTRGSQVEIVQNIGRALRLNRDGSTKIARIIVPIFLEPGEDPTDMVASASFRPLVAVLQGLRSHDERLVEQLASRALSSGKRKVHVQRDEDGQIIGAGGEGDGENQEQDGTDAAAESALLHFSSPRDASTIAAFLRTRVYRPESLVWLEGYQALIRWRAENEITGLYAVPYDTETQVGVTKDFPLGRWVHQQRKALRAGEMEPRRKELLDAPEAGMVWEPGEEAWESKLAALRSYRQATGHLAPRQDQVWGEGEAMVPVGQHMANLRRKGGLGKDAERAAKRAEQLAAIDPDWNCPWPLDWQRHYRVLADLVDADGSLPEIQPGVLMDGDDIGRWLQRQSQPATWAQLSTEQQERLSTLGVKPVQAPSPAPAAPRATKGPGKAQQAFQRGLAALAQWVEREGAHRPVPRGHSEQIAVDGETEPVIVKLGVWTSNTRARWDKLTPEQQAAVASLGVPWAKAAVPAPSSPASVDDGPLQPAPSDAQAQKEHDQGDTVTDGEAQAAGGRARMSRMNELMRKHTKAELLRMAYAGGLVNHNSPEKWRKDEIASAVVDIEFRAADQTAPARPTALSPRPVPAKPLLERDHHDKCEKESYEGGTCTCDLIEQYGPPSERDDY